The following proteins are co-located in the Apium graveolens cultivar Ventura chromosome 5, ASM990537v1, whole genome shotgun sequence genome:
- the LOC141660090 gene encoding uncharacterized protein LOC141660090, which produces MSHDEGNRYGQATTNMIESFNGLLRSARFLPVTAMVEELFETVEKKVSAHRVIPYNEQRGVFEIINAQYRTKNGSWKGGNKHNVDLCRSFCYCKKWSRYHFPCSHIVAGCLTCNLDWKPYIEPYHNLSTLCEMWKYEFNPISNQAYWTFPVANNWEMYGVLIADETTKKKKNKRGQRGQSSRIRTEMDNPRKIILCGKCGQQGHTRRSSRCPKYSH; this is translated from the exons ATGTCTCATGATGAAGGTAATCGTTATGGCCAAGCAACAACAAACATGATTGAGAGTTTTAATGGTCTTTTACGTTCTGCTCGATTTCTACCAGTCACAGCAATGGTGGA GGAGTTATTTGAAACTGTCGAGAAAAAAGTATCGGCGCATAGGGTTATTCCCTACAATGAACAAAGGGGTGTCTTCGAAATCATTAATGCACAATACAGAACCAAGAATGGATCTTGGAAAGGTGGTAACAAACACAATGTGGATCTCTGTAGAAGTTTTTGCTACTGTAAAAAATGGAGCCGATATCATTTTCCATGTTCACATATTGTGGCAGGTTGTTTGACTTGCAACCTAGATTGGAAGCCCTACATTGAACCATATCATAATCTATCAACGCTTTGTGAAATGTGGAAGTACGAATTTAACCCAATCTCTAATCAGGCATATTGGACATTTCCAGTAGCAAATAATTGGGAGATGTACGGGGTTCTTATTGCTGATGAAACcacaaagaagaaaaaaaataagcGGGGACAGAGGGGTCAAAGCTCACGTATTCGTACTGAAATGGACAACCCTCGAAAGATAATACTGTGTGGAAAATGCGGACAACAAGGACATACAAGACGCAGTTCACGATGCCCTAAATATAGTCATTAG